The following DNA comes from Occultella kanbiaonis.
GGGTCGGCGGTCAGCTCGCGGCGAAACTGATCCTGCCGCCGGTCGACGTCGTCACGCCGCCGGACCTGCAGACCCATGAGGGTTACGAGTGGCTGTACGTGCTGAGCGGGCGGCTTCGGCTGATCCTCGGCGAGCACGACGTGGTGCTGACCGAGGGTGAGGTGGCCGAGTTCAACTGCCGGACCACCCCGCACTGGTTCGGCAACCCCGGCCCGGGACCGACGGAGCTGCTGAGCATCTTCGGACCGCAGGGGGAACGGATCCACGTGCGGGCTGCCCCCAAGCGTAGACAGGGTTAGGTGTCTCGTCCGGCTGCGTAGAATCGTGGCTCCTGTGCCCGTCCGTGACACCTGCGCGCACACCGACGGTTTCCCGTTCGACCGAAGGACTGAGCCGTGCCGGACCGACCTGAGATCGTCTGCATCTGCGGCTCCGCCAGGTTCGTGGCCGAGATGAGTGCGGCGAACCGTGCTCTGACCCTCGCAGGTGTCATCGTCGTCTCGCCAGCCGTCTTCCTGCGGCCCGAGGGTCAGGAGACGGACGAGTTGATCACCAACGAGCAGAAGACCGCGCTGGGCGCCCTCCACCTGCGCAAGATCGACCTGGCTGACCGGGTTCTGGTCGTCAACCCAGGTGGGTACCTCGGCGAGTCCACGAGCAGGGAGATCGCCTATGCCCACGCCACCAGCAAGCCGGTCTCTTTCACCGATCCCACCTGACCGGTTCGTTCAGGGAGCGACCCGGCCGTTCTCGTTGAAGGCCTCGTGGGTGAGCGGCATGAGGCCGGCCCAGAAGGCTTCCATCTTCTCCGCCACCATCTCGATCTCACGCTGTGGGAACGACGGGAATCGGCTGCCCTCGTTCTTCGTGCGCAGGGAGACGAAGTTCATGAGCGCGCGGGCGTTCATCGTCACGTACATCGAGGAGTAGATCGTGAGCGGCAGGACGATGCGAGCGACCTCGCGGGCGACACCGGCGTCCAGCATCCGCTGGTAGGAGCCGAAGGCCTCCGTGCAGACGGCGCGAACCTCGGCGGAGACCAGGTCCGTCTGCTCGGGGGTCCCGGGCAGGAAGTCGTAGGCACCGGCCTTGCCCACCTGCACGAGGTTGCGCTCGGGGCCGGGCACGTAGAAGACCGGGTTGAGCTCCCGGTACCGACCGCTCTCCTCGTTGTAGGAGGCGATGCGGTGCCGCATGAACTCGCGGAAGACGAAGATCGGCGCCTGCACGTAGAACGTCATCGAGTTGTGCTCGAACGGCGACCCGTGACGGTCGCGCATGAGGTAGTTGATCAGGCCCTTCGAGCGGGAGGCGTCGAGGCTCTCGTCCTGGGCGGCCCCGAGGGTCTTCTCGCCCTGCGTCGACACCCTGGCGGCGAAGAGGACGTCGGAGTCCGACGCGCTGGAGCGGACGAGTTCGACGGACACGTCGGAACGGAACGAGATCTCTTGAGCCACGGCCCTCACGATAGCGAGCACGCCGCGCCCCAGAAATGGGCGCGCCGACGCCGGGGCCGTTCCGGTACGCTTGACGACATGCACCAGATGTCTCGCTTCGCCGCGGCCGCCCGAGCTCCTCGCTCGCCGGCTGCCGCTGCCTGACATCCCCTTCCACACCGGCGACCGGAAACGGTCAGCCGGTGTTGTGCTGTTCGCACCTGGCCAGCTGGTCTTTCCGGTCCTCCCCCGAAAGGACCACTCCGTTGAGCCTCGAGAAGACCTTCATCGACTACTTCGTCCAGCGCGGTCACATCCCGACCACGGGATCCTCGCTGATCCCGCGACCCGGCGACCCCGTCCTCTTCACCGCCGCGGGCATGCATCCGCTGACTCCGTTCCTGGAGGGTGAGCCGCACCCACTCGGGCGACGGCTCGTCGGGGTCCAGCGGTGCCTGCGGACCACCGACCTCGATGAGGTCGGCGATCCGACCCATCTCACGGTGTTCGAGATGCTCGGCTCCTGGTCCCTCGGCGACTACGGCAGCGAGCAGAGCCTGCGGTGGGGATACGAGTTCCTCCATGACGTGCTCGGCGTCGACCCGGTGCGGATGCATGTCACCGTCTTCGGTGGCGACGACCGGGTCGAGGCGGACCTGGAGTCGCTGCGCACCTGGCAAGATCTCGGACTCCCGATCGAGCTGACCACCGAGGACAACTGGTGGTCGAACGGCCCGACCGGTCCGTGCGGCCCGGACTCGGAGATCTTCCTGTGGACCGGAGATGGCTCACCGGAGGGCACGCCGACCACGGACGACCGCTGGATCGAGGTGTGGAACCACGTCATGGTGCGCTTCCGCCAGCAGGAGGACGGGTCACTGGAACCGCTGCCGCAGCACAACATCGACACCGGCCTCGGCCTGGAGCGGCTCAGCATGCTGCTCGAGGGCAAGCGGTCCGTCTACGAGACCGACCGGTTCGAGCCATGGATGCGGCTCCTACCCGAGCTCTGGAAGCTGGACGAGGAGTCCGAACGGATCGTGATCGACCACCTGCGTTCGAGCATCGTCATCATCGGCGACGGCGTCCGACCGTCGAACACCGGTCGCGGCTACGTGCTGCGCCGGCTGATCCGGCGGGTGCTGACCCTGCTGTGGCGCTTCGATCAGTCCAGGACGCTCGTCGATCTGCCGGTGGAGGTGGTCGAGCACACGCTGCGACACTTCCACCAGGATGAGGGCGTCACGCTGGTGCAGCAGGTGCTCCTCGACGAGGAGGTCCGGTTCACCGACCTGCTCCAGCGGGGCCGGCGGATCCTCGGCAGCGACCGGTTCCGGAAGACGCTCGACCAACACGACTTCGAGTATCTGCACCAGACCCACGGTCTCCCGCGCGAACTCGTCCAGTCGCTGATCGCGCAGGAGAGTGGGGGGTCGAGCGCTCCCCTCTCGCTCACCTAGTGGCCGACGCGCCGATCTCGCCCATCCGCGGGGGCGAGATCAGGCGAGCACGTGCGATCTCAGCGGGTGAGGTCAGTGGTGGTCGCGAACCACAGCGTCGTGTCGCCGTAGGTCTTCTCACCGTCCGGGGTCAGTCCCTCCGGCCAGGTGGGTTCGCCCGACCGCCGGGCCTGCTCCACCACGACCACGGCGCCCGGAGCGAGCCAGCCCGGGGCGGCGAGTGCGGCCAGCACCTCGTCGAGTCCGCCGAGGTCGTAGGGCGGGTCCAGCAGCACGAGGTCGAACGGGCTGCCGGGCGGGCCGCCGTCGAGGTAGCGCTCCACCCGGGTCGCGACCACCCGGACCCGGTCCGCCAGGCCCACCTGCGCGGCGTTGGACCGGCACAGCGCCGCGGCCGCCTTCGCGGCCTCGACCGCGACCACCTCGGCGGCGCCGCGGCTGGCGGCCTCAAGCCCGAGCGCGCCGGAGCCGGCGTACAGGTCCAGCACGCGGGCGCCGCGAACCACGCCGAGATGATCGAGCCGCGAGAACAGGGCCTCCCGGACCCGCTCGCTGGTGGGCCGGGTCCCGGTGCCGGGCACCTTGAGCGCCCGGCCACCGGCGGTGCCGGCCACGATCCTCGTCATCGCGCCCCGGCTGCCTTCTGCGCCTCCGTGGCCCGCTCCATCATCGACGGCTTCTTCTCGTCCTTCACGTGGGTCGCGATGGCGAACGCGATCGCCGAGGTGGCGGCCTGCAGCCAGACGAGCACGAAGGTCGGCCCGAACGCGATGAGCGCGATGAGCGTCGGGATCAGGCAGAGCACCACCAGGTCCGGCCCGCGGGCGAACGCCAGCAGCACACCGGGCGGCACCGGTCCCATCGGGCCCGTCACCAGCGGCTTGGTCCAGTCCGGCGGCTTCCGGTACGCGGCCCGGACCACACCTGCGGCGAAGGTGGGCGCCGCGATCACGCCGAGCACGATCCAGCCGGGCAGGCTGCCATGCGTGGCACCCCAGACGGCGAACACCCCGGCGGACCAGAGCACCATGATCACGCCCGGCAGGATGATGCGGACCCGGCGCACGTCGAACGCGGAGATCGGGAAGAAGCGGTCCAGCACCGGCGCCATCTCGGCGCGGCGGGCGCTCTCGGCCGTGGCCATGGCAGCCAGGTAGCCACCGATCAGCAGCATCGCCACGTTCACGCCGGTGGGCCAGCCGGCGAGCAGTGCCATCAGCGCAACGGACGCCGCCACGGCGATCTGGATCAGGTGCCGCGGAGAACGGGCCAGCACCAGTGCATCCCCGGTGACGATGGCACTGATGGGACCGCGCACCCAGGACAGCCGCGCCGAGCGGCGACGCTGGTCCGGGGCGGTGCTCACGCTCAGGGCACGGCCGAGCTCACGGGTGTCCACCGAGGTGACCGCCCCGGCGGCGTACGCCGACACGGCGCCGCGGGCCCGTAGTTCCCGCCCTGAGATGGCGTTCAGGCCGGTGTCCACCCGGACCACCAGGGCCACCACCAGGACCGCGAGCACGGCGATGGCGACCACGGCGACGGTGCCACTGGGCAGGTTCAGGGGCGGGGGCCGCACGAACACCAGGATCAGCCCGAGCAGCGGGCCCGCGGCCATCAGGATGTCCCCGATCAGGGCTGCGGGACGCACCCGTGCTGCTCGCTTGTTGCCGAGCTGCACCTGGCCGGCGGCCACGGCGAGCGCGAGCGCCGCGCCCGCGAGGGTGCACAGGGCGACGATGGACCCGAGCGCGGGGCCGGGCTCCCCCAGCGCCAGGAACGCGATCAGGAGGCCACCTGCCGCGCCGACCACGGCGCCCATGATCGGCACCAGCACCGACCGAGGGCGCAGCAGTCCGCGGCGGTCCGCCGGCGTCGTCAGCCACCAGACGGCCTGACCGCCACCCATCCCGATCGGCCCGATCCGCCCGGCCAGCCCCACGACCGCGCCGGCCACGATGAGGGCTGCGACGACCGCGAGCCAGGTCGGGTCGAGGGTGTGCACCTCGGGCCCGGTGGTGATCGTGGCGTTCAGTCCCTGCACGGCGCCGAGCGCGACCGCCAGCGCTATGGCGGCGCTGAAGACCACCGAGTAGACCTCGGAGATCACCTCGAAGAAGTTCCCGCCGGTGTGCGCCTCGGTCGCGTCCCTGGTCAGCGAGCGCAGTTGCCGGCCGGTGGGCCAGGCGTCGTCGGGGACGCCGTCCTCGTCGGTCGGCCGATCCTCGCCGGTGTCCGTGGTGCTCACATCGCCTCGATCGCCTGGGCTGCGACCTCGGGGCTGACGACCCGGACCTCCTCCTCGCCGAGCAGGACCGCACGTGTGGCGACCACTCGGACCAGGACCGGGTCGTGGGTGGCCATGACCACGCCGCCGCCGGTCTTGCGCTCGGCGGCGAGCCGTTCCGCGAGGCGGTCGCGCATGCCGGAGTCGAGACGTTGCTCGGGCTCGTCGAGGACCATCAGCCGGCGGGGCCGGACGAAGGCCGAGGCGAGCAGCAGCCGGCGCCGCTGCCCGGAGGACAGTGCCGTGGGTGCGGCCTGCTGGCGGGCCGTGAGCCCGAACTCCTCGATGATCCCGGTGACCAGGTCCGAGACGCGCTCCATGCCGTGCCCGCGGGCGGTCAGCAGGAGATGCTCGCGGACGGTGAGGGCCGGCAGGTAGGAGTCCTCGTCGAGCACGATCGCGACGTCGGCGCGGAACCGACGGGTGCGCTCGTCGACGGGGCGACCGAACACGTTGATCTGCCCGCCGAGGACGTCCAGGAGGCCTGCGACGGCGCGGAGGAAGGTCGACTTGCCGGTGCCGTTCGCGCCCACGACGGCCAGGCCCTCGCCCGCCTTCATGCTGACGGAGATGGGCGGGCAGACGGCGCTGGCGATGTCCGAGCCGTAGCCGACGCTGACCTTGTCCGCGCGGATCATGGGGGCGGACGTCTGCTTCTTAGCCACGGTCGGGTAACTCCAGGGGGTAGGGCCGTTCAGGCACGATCGAGGAACTCCTCGTGGTCCGGGTCGACGAGCTGGGTGATGGCGACCAACAGGTCCGGGTGGTGGACCAGGTTGGGATCCTCGGCGATGAGCCTACGCGCGTCCTCGCGGGCCTCCTCGATCACGCCCCGGTCGGTGAACACCCGGAGCAGCTTGAGGGAGTTGCCGCGGCCGGACTGCGCCGCGCCGAGCACGTCCCCCTCGCGGCGCTGCTCGAGGTCCTTCTCCGCGAGCACGAAGCCGTCGGTCGTCTCGGTCAGGACCTTGAGCCGCTGCAGCGCCGGCGTGTCCTCGGCGGCGCCGGTGACGAGCAGGCAGGTACCCGGTGCGCTGCCCCGGCCCACCCGGCCGCGGAGTTGGTGCAGCTGGGACAGCCCGAACCGGTCCGCGTCCATGACGACCATGACGGACGCCTCTGGCACGTCCACGCCGACCTCGATGACCGTGGTGGTGACCAGCACGGGCGTGCGGCCGGTGGAGAACGCCGCCATGACGGCGTCCTTCTCATCGCTCGGAAGCCGGCCGTGCATCACGCCGACGGCGATCCCGGAGAGCACCGGTTCGGCCTCGAGCAGCTCGGCGACCTCCTCGACGGTGGCCAGTGGACGCTTGTCGTCGGGTGCATCGAGCAGGTCCGCGCCGTCGTCGCCGCCGTTCGCGGTGATCCGAGGCGCCACCACATAGGCCCGCTCGCCCCGCTCGACCGCCTCGGCGACCAGCTGCCAGGTGCGCGCGACCCACTTCGGCTTGTCCACCGGGACCAGGTGCGTGGTGATCGGCGAGCGACCGGCGGGCACCTCCCGCAGGGTGGACACCTCGACGTCGCCGAAGAACGTCATCGCGACCGAGCGCGGGATCGGGGTGGCGGTCATGTAGAGCTGGTGCGGCACGGTGCGCCCCTTGGCCCGCAGGGCGTCCCGCTGCTCCACCCCGAACCGGTGCTGCTCGTCGATCACGGTGAGTGCGAGGTCGGCGAACTGGACCTTCTCGTTCAGGAGCGAGTGCGTGCCGATGACGATGCCGGCCGCCCCGGAGGCCGCGTCCGCGAGCGCCTGCCGCCGCTGGGCCGCGCTCAGCGAACCGGTCAGCAACGCCACCCGGGTGCCGTCGGCGGCGCCGCCCAGCATGCCGGCCTCGCCGAGCGGGCCGAGCAGGTTCCGGATGGACCGGGCATGCTGTTGGGCGAGCACCTCCGTCGGTGCGAGCAGCGCCGCCTGCCCGCCGGCGTCGATGACCTGCATCATCGCCCGAAGTGCCACCACCGTCTTGCCGGACCCGACCTCGCCCTGCAGGAGCCGCTGCATCGGGCTGGGGGCGGCCAGGTCCGCGGAGATCTCCGCGGCCACCTCGAGCTGACCGCCGGTCAGGGCGAACGGCAGCTGCGTGTCGAGCGCGTCCAGCAGGGCGCCGGGCCGCGGTGGGCGGGGCGTGGCCTCGTAGGCGGCGATGTCCGCGCGCCGGCGGGCCAGGGCGGTCTGCAGCAGGAACGCCTCGGTGTAGCGGAACCTGTGCTGGGCACGGCGGTAGTCGGCCTCCGCATGCGGACGGTGGATCATCCGCATCGCCTGGGTCGCGTCCAGCATGCCCCGGCGCTCCACGATCTCGGGCGGCACCGGGTCGTTGACCTCGCCGTCGTGCAGCGGGTCCACCACCATGCGCATCGCCCGCCTGATCAGGAGCGAACTGACCTTCGCCGTTGCCGGGTAGACCGGGACCGGCCGCTCGGCCTCGTGGGCAGCGCGCAGATCGTCGAGGACGTCGCCGGTGTCGAACGGCTCGAACTCGGGGTGCTTGAGCTGGATGGTGCCGTTGAAGTTCTCCACCTCCCCGGAGAAGATCGCCGAGGTGCCGACCGTCAAGGCGTGCGCCAGCCCGTGGACGGTGCCCTGGTGCCGCGCGAAGAAGCGCATCGGGAGCCGGGTGCGTCCGTCGCTGACCGTGACGTCCACCAGCGTCATCGTCCCGCTGCGGGCGCGACGGGAGGAGAAGTCCACTACCTCGGCGGCAACGGTGACGTTCTCCCCCACCCGCAGTTCGGACAGCGTGGTGTACTCGCCGCGCTTGAGGTACCGGCGCGGGAAGTGGAAGAGCAGACCGCGCTGGTCGGTGATGCCGAGGGTGACCAGTGCCTTGGCAGCACCCGGACCGACCAGGCGGCTGAACTCCTTGGTCGGCGTGGGCTTCTCGGCCATCTGCATCCCTCCCCCGCGATGCTATCGCCCGGCGCCGACAGCGCCGCGCCCCGCGCAGGTCCGGGTGCGCCCACCCGGCCACGGCCGGCGGTGAGAAGATGTGGCCAAGCCCACGCACCGCCGTCGGGCCGTAGGGTTTGGGCCCGAGGGCCCGCGTGGAGTACTCTGGACCGGTTGCCCAACCATGGGCACGGTACGGCAGGCGTTGCGCCACGGCCGACCCCAACGAACTTTGCCGCTTCACCCTGTGGCGAGCACTGACCTAAGAGGAGACACACCGTGGCTGCTACGTGTGACGTCTGCGCCAAGGCCCCGAGCTTCGGCCACAGCATCTCGCACTCCCACCGTCGCACCAAGCGTCGCTGGAACCCGAACATCCAGAAGGTTCGCACCATCGTTGACGGCACGCCCAAGCGCGTGAACGTGTGCACCTCCTGCCTCAAGGCGGGCAAGGTCGTCCGCCGCGCCAGCTGAGACCCACAGACTCCGGGAGCCGTCCACCATCGAGGTGGGCGGCTCTCGTGTTTCACGGCCCCGGTCAGGTGGTCAGGGTGCGGAAGCCGTCCCGCCAGCTCGGGTGGTCCGGCTCCCAACCGAACTCGGTGCGCGCCCGGGTGTTGTCCGAACCACGGACGGCCGTCATCAGGTTCAGCCCGTGCCTGCCGAGCAGGGGCCGCACCAGCCAGGCCGGGACCCGCCGCGGCGGGCGTACGCCGAGCACCTCGTGCAGGTACGGCAGCCACACACTGACCGGCGCCGGGTCGGAATCGGTGATGTTGTAGATCCCCGGCCGGCCCCGGCCCACCGCGAGCGCCGTGGCCCGGGCGGCGTCGGCGATGTGCACGAACGACCAGACCCCGCTTCCGCCACCGACCACCGGAAGCGTGCGGGCCTTGACCATGGCGAGCTGGTCGCCGCCGGGACCGATGCCGGTGCCCGGTCCGTAGAACGTGCCGTACCGCAGCGCGAGCGCCTCGATCCCGGTCGCGGCGGTGACCGCCGCCTCGGTGTGCTTGATGCCCGCGAGCGTCAGACGGGACTCCGGCGCGGGATCGGCGTCGAGCGGTGCCGACTCGTCATGCACCGACGCCCCGGTGCGCGCGTTCGGCCACCCGGTGTAGCTGGCGGCGATGAACCGCTTCGCACCCACCGCCCGAGCCGCCTCGAGCAGGTTGTCGGTGCCCGCGACCCGGAGTTCGTTCGTCACCGCGAACTCCTCGTCGAAGTGCCTCAGGTCGCCGCCGCTGCCGGCCAGGCCGCTCATCTGGTGGATGACGACATCCGGCGCGGCGGCCCTGACCACGTCCAGCACCTCGGCACGGTCGAGCCCGTCCAGCACCACCGGTTCGGCGCCGAGGGCGCGCAGCGCATCGTCGTGGGTGTGGCCACGGCTGGAGCCGATCACCGTGTGCCCGTCGGCTACCAGCATCGGCACCAGAGGCCGACCGACCGCGCCGGTCGCACCGGCCAGGAAGATCCTCATGTCGCTCTCCTCATCTCTCGTTCACCCCGTCCGACGAGGCAGCCCGCCCGGCTGTGACAGGACGTGTCACGATGGGACGGTGGGTCTTGACGTCGAAGCCACACACGACCGGCTGCGACCGCTGATGTTCGCGATCGCCTACCGGATGCTGGGCAGCGTCACCGAGGCCGAGGACGTGGTGCAGGAAGGGTTCGCCCGGCTGCACGGCGCCCGGGACATCGAATCCGTGGAGGCGTACGCGACCACGGTCACCACCCGGCTCGCCATCGACGCGCTGCGCTCGGCCCGGGTCCGCCGGGAGCGGTACGTCGGGTCGTGG
Coding sequences within:
- the thyX gene encoding FAD-dependent thymidylate synthase, with the translated sequence MAQEISFRSDVSVELVRSSASDSDVLFAARVSTQGEKTLGAAQDESLDASRSKGLINYLMRDRHGSPFEHNSMTFYVQAPIFVFREFMRHRIASYNEESGRYRELNPVFYVPGPERNLVQVGKAGAYDFLPGTPEQTDLVSAEVRAVCTEAFGSYQRMLDAGVAREVARIVLPLTIYSSMYVTMNARALMNFVSLRTKNEGSRFPSFPQREIEMVAEKMEAFWAGLMPLTHEAFNENGRVAP
- a CDS encoding alanine--tRNA ligase-related protein produces the protein MSLEKTFIDYFVQRGHIPTTGSSLIPRPGDPVLFTAAGMHPLTPFLEGEPHPLGRRLVGVQRCLRTTDLDEVGDPTHLTVFEMLGSWSLGDYGSEQSLRWGYEFLHDVLGVDPVRMHVTVFGGDDRVEADLESLRTWQDLGLPIELTTEDNWWSNGPTGPCGPDSEIFLWTGDGSPEGTPTTDDRWIEVWNHVMVRFRQQEDGSLEPLPQHNIDTGLGLERLSMLLEGKRSVYETDRFEPWMRLLPELWKLDEESERIVIDHLRSSIVIIGDGVRPSNTGRGYVLRRLIRRVLTLLWRFDQSRTLVDLPVEVVEHTLRHFHQDEGVTLVQQVLLDEEVRFTDLLQRGRRILGSDRFRKTLDQHDFEYLHQTHGLPRELVQSLIAQESGGSSAPLSLT
- the rsmD gene encoding 16S rRNA (guanine(966)-N(2))-methyltransferase RsmD — translated: MTRIVAGTAGGRALKVPGTGTRPTSERVREALFSRLDHLGVVRGARVLDLYAGSGALGLEAASRGAAEVVAVEAAKAAAALCRSNAAQVGLADRVRVVATRVERYLDGGPPGSPFDLVLLDPPYDLGGLDEVLAALAAPGWLAPGAVVVVEQARRSGEPTWPEGLTPDGEKTYGDTTLWFATTTDLTR
- a CDS encoding DUF6297 family protein, whose amino-acid sequence is MSTTDTGEDRPTDEDGVPDDAWPTGRQLRSLTRDATEAHTGGNFFEVISEVYSVVFSAAIALAVALGAVQGLNATITTGPEVHTLDPTWLAVVAALIVAGAVVGLAGRIGPIGMGGGQAVWWLTTPADRRGLLRPRSVLVPIMGAVVGAAGGLLIAFLALGEPGPALGSIVALCTLAGAALALAVAAGQVQLGNKRAARVRPAALIGDILMAAGPLLGLILVFVRPPPLNLPSGTVAVVAIAVLAVLVVALVVRVDTGLNAISGRELRARGAVSAYAAGAVTSVDTRELGRALSVSTAPDQRRRSARLSWVRGPISAIVTGDALVLARSPRHLIQIAVAASVALMALLAGWPTGVNVAMLLIGGYLAAMATAESARRAEMAPVLDRFFPISAFDVRRVRIILPGVIMVLWSAGVFAVWGATHGSLPGWIVLGVIAAPTFAAGVVRAAYRKPPDWTKPLVTGPMGPVPPGVLLAFARGPDLVVLCLIPTLIALIAFGPTFVLVWLQAATSAIAFAIATHVKDEKKPSMMERATEAQKAAGAR
- a CDS encoding ABC transporter ATP-binding protein, producing the protein MAKKQTSAPMIRADKVSVGYGSDIASAVCPPISVSMKAGEGLAVVGANGTGKSTFLRAVAGLLDVLGGQINVFGRPVDERTRRFRADVAIVLDEDSYLPALTVREHLLLTARGHGMERVSDLVTGIIEEFGLTARQQAAPTALSSGQRRRLLLASAFVRPRRLMVLDEPEQRLDSGMRDRLAERLAAERKTGGGVVMATHDPVLVRVVATRAVLLGEEEVRVVSPEVAAQAIEAM
- a CDS encoding ATP-dependent DNA helicase RecG, with translation MAEKPTPTKEFSRLVGPGAAKALVTLGITDQRGLLFHFPRRYLKRGEYTTLSELRVGENVTVAAEVVDFSSRRARSGTMTLVDVTVSDGRTRLPMRFFARHQGTVHGLAHALTVGTSAIFSGEVENFNGTIQLKHPEFEPFDTGDVLDDLRAAHEAERPVPVYPATAKVSSLLIRRAMRMVVDPLHDGEVNDPVPPEIVERRGMLDATQAMRMIHRPHAEADYRRAQHRFRYTEAFLLQTALARRRADIAAYEATPRPPRPGALLDALDTQLPFALTGGQLEVAAEISADLAAPSPMQRLLQGEVGSGKTVVALRAMMQVIDAGGQAALLAPTEVLAQQHARSIRNLLGPLGEAGMLGGAADGTRVALLTGSLSAAQRRQALADAASGAAGIVIGTHSLLNEKVQFADLALTVIDEQHRFGVEQRDALRAKGRTVPHQLYMTATPIPRSVAMTFFGDVEVSTLREVPAGRSPITTHLVPVDKPKWVARTWQLVAEAVERGERAYVVAPRITANGGDDGADLLDAPDDKRPLATVEEVAELLEAEPVLSGIAVGVMHGRLPSDEKDAVMAAFSTGRTPVLVTTTVIEVGVDVPEASVMVVMDADRFGLSQLHQLRGRVGRGSAPGTCLLVTGAAEDTPALQRLKVLTETTDGFVLAEKDLEQRREGDVLGAAQSGRGNSLKLLRVFTDRGVIEEAREDARRLIAEDPNLVHHPDLLVAITQLVDPDHEEFLDRA
- the rpmB gene encoding 50S ribosomal protein L28 encodes the protein MAATCDVCAKAPSFGHSISHSHRRTKRRWNPNIQKVRTIVDGTPKRVNVCTSCLKAGKVVRRAS
- a CDS encoding NAD-dependent epimerase/dehydratase family protein, with protein sequence MRIFLAGATGAVGRPLVPMLVADGHTVIGSSRGHTHDDALRALGAEPVVLDGLDRAEVLDVVRAAAPDVVIHQMSGLAGSGGDLRHFDEEFAVTNELRVAGTDNLLEAARAVGAKRFIAASYTGWPNARTGASVHDESAPLDADPAPESRLTLAGIKHTEAAVTAATGIEALALRYGTFYGPGTGIGPGGDQLAMVKARTLPVVGGGSGVWSFVHIADAARATALAVGRGRPGIYNITDSDPAPVSVWLPYLHEVLGVRPPRRVPAWLVRPLLGRHGLNLMTAVRGSDNTRARTEFGWEPDHPSWRDGFRTLTT